The following proteins are encoded in a genomic region of Primulina huaijiensis isolate GDHJ02 chromosome 3, ASM1229523v2, whole genome shotgun sequence:
- the LOC140972978 gene encoding chloroplast stem-loop binding protein of 41 kDa b, chloroplastic isoform X1, whose translation MATFTLLKPCFHVNSTQIAKPDLYSFSKSLGQCSSSRFESVGHQYKKKQWQSNGALCVTASSAKKILIMGGTRFIGIFLSRLLVKEGHQVTLFTRGKAPIASQLPGESDADFNDFASKILHLKGDRMDFEFVKSSLSAKGFDVVYDINGREANEVEPILDALPNLEQYIYCSSAGVYLKTDYLPHFETDAVDPKSRHKGKLETESILKSRGVNWTSIRPVYIYGPLNYNPVEEWFFHRLKAGRPIPIPNSGMQVTQLGHVKDLAVAFLRVLGNDKASEEVFNISGEKYVTFDGLARACAKAGGFPEPEIIHYNPKEFDFGKKKAFPFRDQHFFASVEKAKSVLGIVPEFNLVEGLTDSYNLDFGRGTFRKAADFATDDIILGKTLSLVA comes from the exons ATGGCCACGTTCACACTTCTCAAACCCTGCTTCCATGTTAATTCTACGCAAATAGCCAAGCCAGATTTATACTCATTTTCAAAATCT CTAGGGCAATGCTCAAGTTCAAGGTTTGAGAGTGTCGGGCATCAG TATAAGAAGAAACAATGGCAGTCGAATGGAGCATTGTGTGTTACTGCATCAAGTGCCAAGAAAATTCTTATAATGGGAGGCACCAGATTCATTGGTATTTTTTTGTCCAGACTACTTGTCAAAGAGGGCCATCAG GTTACTCTATTCACCAGAGGGAAAGCACCCATTGCCTCGCAGTTGCCGGGTGAATCAGATGCAGATTTTAACGATTTTGCATCCAAG ATCTTGCACTTGAAGGGAGACAGAATGGACTTTGAATTCGTAAAGAGCAGCCTTTCGGCGAAAGGATTTGATGTTGTGTATGATATCAATG GTCGCGAAGCAAATGAAGTGGAGCCAATTTTAGACGCTTTACCAAACCTTGAACA GTACATTTACTGCTCTTCAGCCGGAGTGTACCTGAAAACCGATTATCTTCCACATTTTGAG ACTGATGCAGTTGATCCAAAGAGCAGACACAAGGGCAAGCTAGAGACGGAGAGCATATTAAAATCGCGGGGCGTAAATTGGACTTCTATCAGGCCGGTCTACATATACGGACCATTGAACTATAATCCAGTTGAAGAGTGGTTCTTCCACCGATTGAAAGCTGGTAGACCAATACCGATTCCCAATTCAGGAATGCAGGTCACACAACTTGGCCACGTGAAG GATCTTGCTGTTGCTTTTCTTCGAGTTCTTGGCAATGACAAAGCAAGCGAAGAGGTTTTCAACATTTCCGGAGAGAAATATGTTACTTTCGATGGATTAGCGAGAGCATGCGCCAAG GCTGGTGGATTCCCAGAACCTGAGATTATTCACTACAATCCCAAGGAGTTCGATTTTGGTAAAAAGAAAGCTTTTCCATTCCGCGACCAG CATTTCTTCGCTTCGGTTGAAAAGGCGAAGAGCGTGCTAGGAATTGTGCCGGAATTCAATCTAGTGGAAGGTCTTACAGATTCTTACAACCTGGATTTTGGTAGGGGGACATTCAGGAAAGCAGCAGATTTCGCAACAGATGATATTATCCTAGGGAAGACCCTTAGCCTTGTCGCTTAA
- the LOC140972978 gene encoding chloroplast stem-loop binding protein of 41 kDa b, chloroplastic isoform X2 yields the protein MGGTRFIGIFLSRLLVKEGHQVTLFTRGKAPIASQLPGESDADFNDFASKILHLKGDRMDFEFVKSSLSAKGFDVVYDINGREANEVEPILDALPNLEQYIYCSSAGVYLKTDYLPHFETDAVDPKSRHKGKLETESILKSRGVNWTSIRPVYIYGPLNYNPVEEWFFHRLKAGRPIPIPNSGMQVTQLGHVKDLAVAFLRVLGNDKASEEVFNISGEKYVTFDGLARACAKAGGFPEPEIIHYNPKEFDFGKKKAFPFRDQHFFASVEKAKSVLGIVPEFNLVEGLTDSYNLDFGRGTFRKAADFATDDIILGKTLSLVA from the exons ATGGGAGGCACCAGATTCATTGGTATTTTTTTGTCCAGACTACTTGTCAAAGAGGGCCATCAG GTTACTCTATTCACCAGAGGGAAAGCACCCATTGCCTCGCAGTTGCCGGGTGAATCAGATGCAGATTTTAACGATTTTGCATCCAAG ATCTTGCACTTGAAGGGAGACAGAATGGACTTTGAATTCGTAAAGAGCAGCCTTTCGGCGAAAGGATTTGATGTTGTGTATGATATCAATG GTCGCGAAGCAAATGAAGTGGAGCCAATTTTAGACGCTTTACCAAACCTTGAACA GTACATTTACTGCTCTTCAGCCGGAGTGTACCTGAAAACCGATTATCTTCCACATTTTGAG ACTGATGCAGTTGATCCAAAGAGCAGACACAAGGGCAAGCTAGAGACGGAGAGCATATTAAAATCGCGGGGCGTAAATTGGACTTCTATCAGGCCGGTCTACATATACGGACCATTGAACTATAATCCAGTTGAAGAGTGGTTCTTCCACCGATTGAAAGCTGGTAGACCAATACCGATTCCCAATTCAGGAATGCAGGTCACACAACTTGGCCACGTGAAG GATCTTGCTGTTGCTTTTCTTCGAGTTCTTGGCAATGACAAAGCAAGCGAAGAGGTTTTCAACATTTCCGGAGAGAAATATGTTACTTTCGATGGATTAGCGAGAGCATGCGCCAAG GCTGGTGGATTCCCAGAACCTGAGATTATTCACTACAATCCCAAGGAGTTCGATTTTGGTAAAAAGAAAGCTTTTCCATTCCGCGACCAG CATTTCTTCGCTTCGGTTGAAAAGGCGAAGAGCGTGCTAGGAATTGTGCCGGAATTCAATCTAGTGGAAGGTCTTACAGATTCTTACAACCTGGATTTTGGTAGGGGGACATTCAGGAAAGCAGCAGATTTCGCAACAGATGATATTATCCTAGGGAAGACCCTTAGCCTTGTCGCTTAA
- the LOC140972979 gene encoding uncharacterized protein → MGSKVATTPLCWWQPSVPPSTSLSQTLASAVSSPSTKRCSFVSGSGALFCRYSERSQFFDCRRESSKLHRSRSCDNFRFRVRTIRRASSASLNSFSDEEFSKNFQELMLRFQSLNDDMGTHGGTSEADKKISDCTEASCGHTNESEVGFLENLKPFDAVEVPEFLERDEIIPANIERKANSVDIPLSLRMIKRRKQWQEGFVEAGQTAYCSMKKAFSSMVFIIRELHSYSLQMRQHLLYEDLPGILARVQNEIHESFVWLFQQVFSHTPTLMVYVMILLANYSVYSVANNTALASTTQVTGTVSVMEDKFDLSATRTLKLSSLNGKTTSIGGNNGGGGKQRPVASGIDGDGRFDDSNYHLNIVPDGMSSIENPTMPSGEEPVSREVSDVEEMSLWNSIVDEASKIQSLSRNEALDHETMQRLVSPVDARIEGEDHAEFFRTELQYQTGLAQDPSNPLLLANYAQFLYIVAQEFDRAEEYFKKATKVEPKDSEALNKYANFLWLVRKDLWAAEEMYLEAIAAEPGNSCYAANYAHFLWNTGGEDTCFPLDSPDLSTDD, encoded by the exons ATGGGATCGAAAGTAGCTACAACCCCTTTATGTTGGTGGCAACCTTCTGTTCCACCTTCAACATCATTATCCCAGACTTTAGCCTCTGCAGTTTCCTCCCCATCCACAAAACGATGTAGTTTTGTCAGTGGTAGTGGAGCTTTGTTTTGTCGATATTCCGAGAGGTCCCAATTCTTTGATTGCCGCCGCGAATCTTCAAAGCTCCACAGGTCTCGATCTTGTGATAATTTTAGATTCCGGGTTCGAACCATCAGACGAGCTTCTTCCGCCAGCTTGAATTCGTTTTCTGATGAAGAATTCTCCAAGAATTTTCAAGAGCTTATGCTTAGATTTCAATCGTTGAACGACGATATGGGTACTCATGGTGGTACGTCTGAAgcagataaaaaaatttctgatTGTACGGAAGCTTCGTGCGGACATACCAATGAAAGTGAGGTTGGATTCTTGGAAAATCTGAAGCCATTTGATGCTGTAGAGGTGCCTGAATTTCTTGAAAGAGATGAGATTATTCCGGCCAATATTGAGAGGAAGGCAAACAGTGTTGACATTCCACTGTCTCTCAGAATGATTAAGAGGAGAAAACAATGGCAAGAAGGGTTCGTGGAGGCTGGACAGACAGCTTACTGCTCGATGAAAAAGGCCTTTTCATCAATGGTTTTCATAATACGAGAGCTTCATAGTTACTCTCTGCAGATGCGGCAGCATTTGTTATACGAAGATTTACCAGGGATCTTGGCTCGAGTTCAGAACGAGATACATGAGTCTTTTGTGTGGTTGTTTCAGCAAGTATTTTCCCATACACCAACTTTGATGGTCTATGTGATGATACTTCTTGCGAATTATAGTGTTTATTCTGTGGCAAATAATACCGCTTTAGCATCCACAACACAAGTAACAGGAACGGTCTCGGTGATGGAGGATAAGTTTGATTTGTCTGCTACAAGAACATTGAAATTGTCTTCTTTGAATGGGAAGACGACTTCAATTGGTGGAAATAATGGCGGTGGAGGGAAACAAAGACCTGTTGCTAGTGGAATAGATGGAGATGGGAGATTTGATGACTCGAATTATCACTTGAATATTGTTCCCGATGGAATGTCTTCAATTGAGAACCCTACGATGCCTAGTGGAGAAGAACCGGTTTCAAGGGAAGTGTCCGATGTGGAAGAGATGAGCTTGTGGAATTCAATAGTAGACGAGGCCTCAAAAATCCAGAGTTTATCAAGAAACGAAGCTTTGGATCATGAAACAATGCAAAGACTCGTGTCGCCGGTGGATGCAAGGATTGAAGGTGAAGATCATGCGGAGTTTTTCAGAACAGAGCTGCAATACCAAACTGGCTTGGCACAAGATCCCAGCAATCCCCTTTTGCTAGCAAATTATGCTCAATTTCTTTACATCGTTGCACAAGAATTCGACAG AGCAGAAGAGTACTTCAAGAAAGCCACGAAAGTGGAGCCGAAGGATTCAGAAGCATTGAACAAATACGCAAACTTTCTATGGTTGGTGAGGAAAGACCTTTGGGCCGCAGAAGAGATGTATTTGGAAGCCATTGCTGCAGAACCTGGGAATTCATGTTATGCTGCGAATTACGCCCATTTCCTATGGAACACTGGCGGCGAAGACACTTGTTTTCCTCTCGACTCTCCTGATCTCAGCACTGATGATTAG